A window of Oncorhynchus masou masou isolate Uvic2021 chromosome 16, UVic_Omas_1.1, whole genome shotgun sequence genomic DNA:
GCCTTGTCTACCACTTTGTCTGTGGTAATAAACAGAATAGCCCCCCTTTCCTGGTAAGAATTGTGTGACTTATGTGACCAATAGAAGACTTCAACCATGGCTATGAAGTGCAGTTTACTAAAATGCATGTCCACTTTTTTCCTGTTTCAGGAAATATCGGACATTCCGAACCCACCGCAGACCTTCTGTCCTGAGAAAGCTGTGACAGTGAACGTGGTACTGGTCAACATGGCCAAGCCCATGGAGATGATGCCCATAAATCCCAACACTATCCTTGCCCTCATCCAACATTCAGAGGGGGAGCCCATACTACCCTACGCTGCCCAGCAAGCCCCTGGCAGAGAGGATTCTCAGGAGGGATCGTGGGAAGATGACTTCAGGGAGGCCCAACCAGAGCCCCTAGAATACGGCTTCATTGGAGCGTCCTCAAAGATTCCGGAAATGAGGGAAAGTGAGGCATCTCACAGTGAGGAAACCCTGCTGCTGCATCTCAGCCAGGTCAATACGCACATAGCACAGAGATCTGCGCCATGTTCACAGGGGCCTGTGGAGAAAGGGCTCTTTATAATTCCACTGCTGTCTGGTctaaagatgggggaggagagcaCGTGTTACAAAGAGCCTGATCGGGTGGGTCCCTACGCACCGCAGCACTTCTCAGTCAGAGAGACCCCTGAGGTGGACTTTTGGGAAGACAAGGCTGAGGAGCCCCAAAGTTACCCCTCAGAGTACGAGACACAGTCTAACAGGAGGGGTACTCAGCCCCTGCGGCTATCCCAGGTCAACCTGTACAGAACCCAGAGGCATACGCTGTTTCCACAGgagtctgaggaagaggatggaTCTGGAGGTAACTGTGTTGACTGGAGCCCTACAACAGGGATCCTCCAGATCCCTCTGCTTTCCAAGCCTATTccagaggtggaggtggagatgaacAGGGAGTTAGAGCAAGTGGAGATCTTACCCTCTGTGGTGGTGAGGCAGTCAGAGGAGTGCGAGGGTGAGAGTGATCTGACTGAACTACAGAACAACTGGAGCCTAGTGATCAACATGGAAGAATAACTTATTGGGCATTTACACTGGGTTTTGGGGGACACACTACTAAAGAGTGGTATAGCTATTCATAATGGCAATTTGTTTATGTTTACCGTATGTGGAAAAATTGCCAAATCAAATGAAGGAATTTTTTTAAACTCATCTGAAACACTTAACTGCTTTAGCACTGTGATTGTAACTAACATATTTTGAgttaatagtttttttttaactTTGTACTTTATCCATACTTTTCTACTTACTTATTACGATTGATATATTGCCAGATAGCTTTTTTTGTGTACAACTTCATACAACATTTAATTGAATGCACATGCAATGTCACTTTACCTCATGATGATTAACAACCAGGAAGGAGTGTGGCTGTAATGGTCTCTTACCATGTTGTTTTATAACACACTAAAGCTTACTGTCCTCCACCTGCAGAGTACATtatgtaaaatatgtacttcccTCTGACTATGAAGACAAAGCTTTTCAGGGAAATTGTTGGACTGACCTGTCTATGCAAATGAAGGATGCATTAGTTTTTTCCTCAAATATTTTGACACTTCGATGTCATACAATTACCGTTAACCCATTTGTTCCCACATTGTTTCTCAGGCACGCCACTATGCAATGTTATACCACTAGTAACCCTAACTtgtaatccatattgtttaaaaaaacattttttttattgaaaagtatattttttttaaaattgtTTTATTCTTGGTCACAGTTGTGACCAATGGGAActataataaaataaacaaacaatTAGCCATTTTTCTCAGCCCCAATATCTATATACACCTCTCAAAAAGTGTTTCTGTTATtaacaccagataggtgcagtgaaatgtgttgtttttacagggtcagccatagttgtatcttgctcaagagcacatttttcaccttgtcggctcggggagtCAAACCattgacctttcggttactggcccaaagctctaaccgctAGGGGCAACCTGCCAATCTTACTGCCACCCTTACTTACCCACACAaaccagccctgttacccccttGTCCAAAACCTAACACCCACATGCCAATACTGTTACGATTGTCATAATGAgtagaccaaggcacagcgtgcgtagagttccacatatttaaaACATTGAAACACACCAAATAAAGCACAACCGAACCGTGGCGCTATTTGTGTGCACACAGGCAACTaactgtagacaagatcccacaaacataaatgaggaaatggctacctaaatatgatcaccaatcagagacaacgataaacagctgcctctgattgggaaccatatcaggccaccatagaaatacaaattCACCTAGATGAGGCACCCAAGTCACTATCCCAccccaaccaacacagagaataaacagcttacTATGGGCAGGGTGTGACAAATACCCTAATATTGATACAATCAAGTACACATATCCTAGCCCCAAATGCCATATTTGTTACTCATAGACCCCAGTTCCTTTGCCAATACACCTCATCCATGTTACTTGCCTTTCTCAGCCATGTTACCCACTTTCATTAGGCGTGTATTCCCCACGTCACCAACAGTAACCTATCCAGCTAGTCGCTGTACATCCCAACCCTGTCATTTGCATATCTTAGTCCTACGACCTTAACCTGTACACGCTAATCATTTCCTACCACAAAACTATTGCCAA
This region includes:
- the il20ra gene encoding interleukin-20 receptor subunit alpha, translating into MVKYLYIISLWTAVVSDVTSVARPKGVHFNSMNLRNIVKWHPGKDAPNDTNYTVEYAIYGDRMDGGARRVRWRVKKKCRDIPQTWCDLSNETTDLDEGYFARVKALGKNGSSKWTLTEKCFEPKADTTFGPPLVKLVVKENSVTVKLKGPMRWKTGNMTKEYSLLKFYPQMTYNLSVYDNTSNKTQHFTVENRSFEYRLLAFETQYCFSAKAQVLSLLFACHASEWQCLTTPKDPFYGQLLLMLLGAVVPSVICLFMLILVGCLVYHFVCGNKQNSPPFLEISDIPNPPQTFCPEKAVTVNVVLVNMAKPMEMMPINPNTILALIQHSEGEPILPYAAQQAPGREDSQEGSWEDDFREAQPEPLEYGFIGASSKIPEMRESEASHSEETLLLHLSQVNTHIAQRSAPCSQGPVEKGLFIIPLLSGLKMGEESTCYKEPDRVGPYAPQHFSVRETPEVDFWEDKAEEPQSYPSEYETQSNRRGTQPLRLSQVNLYRTQRHTLFPQESEEEDGSGGNCVDWSPTTGILQIPLLSKPIPEVEVEMNRELEQVEILPSVVVRQSEECEGESDLTELQNNWSLVINMEE